The Solanum dulcamara chromosome 6, daSolDulc1.2, whole genome shotgun sequence genome contains the following window.
TTGTGAGTAGCTTTTCTGTGTATGaagtctatattttatttatttttactttatttagtataattcaaaagaatgacccaagatcaaaaatataaaaaatcaatataaattgtatttttttcataaaaaaaataaaatacacacacatatatatacaaatttaatttttaaaatatgtatatataaagtcggtttggttcggttttttcggttttttttagacttgaaaccaaaatcaaaccaaatatagtcggtttttaaatttaaaaaccaaaccaaatcaaaccaaataaatgtcggtttttttttccggtttggtttggttatcggtttggttcggttttttaatttttcgtgTTCAGCCCTACTCATGGTTTTCCAATATTAGAGTCTGGTGATGAATCTTGAACCAAAGTCAAGAAGGAGCACTTCAAAACAAAAAGGAGGGCATAATAGTAAAAACATATGAGACACCAGTAGTAGTTTAATGATGATGTATAGAAAAGGCCCATCACTATCACAGAGAAAACATCACAACCTAACAACAAGGTGGTACACAACCAATAagtaaaaatgacaaaaatactcCATTATGTTTGAGATAAATTAAAGTAAGTCCCTTAAATATTTTGTGGATAGGTTTAATCTTTTGAGTTCGCTAATATTAAATGTTTTTGATCTCTTTCAAATATGTAACAAACTTTACTTGTTAAATGTAGtgagaattgaaaaaaaaaagaagatttgaTTGGGCACACATTTGGAGGTACAATAGTTGTAGTTTTACTTTTTCATATCTAAATCAATTGTGCATTAAAGACAAGGATAAGAAAGTATTGGTGCAAGAGACTTATATTAATTAAATGAAGATGtcgtgtatatgtatatatccatAAACTCTTAAATGAATGaagatataaatattgtattggATGATTTAGAgtaatttgagattttgagtattGCAAGTGTAAAAAGTTTGAGGAGGTTAAGGGGCAATTCATCTAATGGTAATCCCAACCAAATAAGCAATTGCAATTGCTATAAGCAATCTATTTCATATTTGATAGAGGAAGAGCGATCGAGTTAGACAAGATTCTTGTAGAATACTGAAAGAATGTAAAAGGTCATTTTCTGAACGTCTAGAAGGCTCAAAGAATGAAAGTGGAGTATAATGATCTTATTATATAGGTTTAAGGGCAATATTCAAAATTGCAACAATTACAGGGGTATCAAACTattaagccacactatgaaagttTGAGAGAAACTGACCAAGATGAGGATAGGGGGAAAATGTCTATTTTCGAGAACTAATTTGAATTCATGTTGAGGCAATCACCAGCGAAAGTCATTCATCTCTTAAGTAGATTGTTGGAGTAGTATAAAGAGAGGAAAGAGAGATTTACACATGGTGTTCATTAACCTAAAAAAAGCATATGACAAAGTCCGAGAGAGATCTTATGGAGATGCTTGAAGTCTGCAAGTGTACTTATGTCATACAACAAAGTGATTAAAGATGTGTATGATGGAGTCAAGACTTGAGTGAGAACAGTGAGAGGAGACTCAGTACACTTCCTAGTTTAGATGAGATTGCACTAGGGATCAACTCTCAGccccttggtgatggatgaattgACACGACATATTCAAGAAAAAGTACCATATTGTATGTTATTTGCAGACACATAATATTAATCGACGAGTCACACAATAAAATTAACGATTAACTATAAATTTGGAGACATGCCCTAGAGTTCAAAGACTTCAGGTTAAGCAAAATTAAAACAAAGTACATAAAATACAAATTCACTAACGCAACATAAAAAGATATGAGAAAGTGAAAATTAATACATAAGTCATCTTCATCAAAAGAAGAAGTTTCTAATCTCTTGAGTCTACGATCCAAAGAAATGGGAAGATCAACAAGATGTTGCACATATATTCACTTTTGACTAATTTAAACGGTCaagacttttttttaaaaaaaattaagagtaTTTTAAACCTATCCCAAAAGTAAGGGACCATTTTTGTCATTTCCTCCAACCAATAACACCTGCCATACTAatcagaagaaaaagaaaagaagcatCTTCTCTCTCATCTCCTTGCTCTTTTTTAGCAAAATCCATGGCCTCATCACTCTCTctcaaggaaaaaaaaagtcacCCCTCACCCCTACACCCTTACCCTTACCCACCCCACCCCCCAAATCCAACAAAAAGTCCACCTCACAAATTACCTCATTTTTCTTCTATTCCTACATCTATCTATATGACTTCTACATCTTACAGAAAGCCAAAGACATGAGATAGAAGATGATTCAAGAAACAAGAAAGTCCACCGCCACTCCCTAAACACCCAACCCCACTCCATCCCCACCCCCACAAAATCAAGAAGAGTACACACCATCAAACTCTCTCTAATGGCCCAGCTGGACCAAAAATTATGCATAGGAAGAAAAActccaaaaaaaaaggaaagaaatcaAGAATGGCAAAAGGGGAGATTTCTTCAAAGTCCTCTAACCAAAAGACACAATTTTTACCACAAATACCCTTTCTGCTACAAACCCCTCACCCCACCCCCCCACCCGGCCCAACAATAAAAATACCCATCCCACCCCCCTTTCTCTCCATCTTCATCACTATCTTAAAAGAACAACAAACAAGAAACACAATGTTTTGTGTATTATGTACTATTactgttttttctttttccttcttttttcttgtttacCGGTTTATGTGGATTTGTCTTGGtcagagttttttttttcctcacaACAATACACTCTCTATCTCTtctccacccccaccccccaaaCCCCCAATTGTGTCTgtcttttctattctttctctattacccttctttcctctttctTACCCTATTTGTATTGTATTATTGTTCTATCTTTTCCTTTCACACGcctcttttctcttcttttttctctttttctctcttctgCCGCCATACCCTTTTCTTGATTTTGTCTATTTGGTCCAAAGATTGGTTCTTTTTTGTGATTTAAGTATTGGTTTGCTTGATTTCTCTGTGATTTGATTGATATGTCTAAGAAGATGAAAAGGGTTGCTTTAGAATCATCACCTTATGTGGTGTTTAAGGATAATAAGGCTAGATTCAAGCATCAGACTCTATTACAGGACTATCAAGAACTCCATAAGGtaacaaaaaatatgaaattgggTTTGTTTTGGTCTATAGTTTTGAAGATCTATGCTTATTCTTGATaaattgtagttgttgttgtgtgaTTTTGGGGATTTTGTGTAGAACTGTTTCTTGATTTGTCTCTGATGGAGCTTCATGTATTAGATTcttattggtgttgttgttgttaaggaACTGTTCTtggttttaatttgttttgtttcctGGCCTTTTCAGCTTTCTAGTATTGGGGCTTTCCCCTGGTTTTGTTTATTCAATGGTTGTTTTATGTTGGTTCTTGTGTTTTCCTTAGTTTTGTGTATGAATTGAAGAGCTTTTGTTTATGATATAGCGAGTATTAGTAATCGGGCACAATGGAAGGAAAAGATCTATATTAGATGATGTGGTTGAGAATAAGTTTTAGACTTTGTGCTGGTGGGAGGTAGCAAGTACCCGTAGATTTAGTTGAGTTGCATGATACTTGTACTGGTGGGAGGTAGCAAGTACCTAGTGGAATCAGTTGAGGTGCGCGTAAGTTGGCTCAAACACCACCGTTGTAAAAACGGATTGgggctagtacatagtcgcgTTACCCTactaggcgcattagcgcactataatttcctttgtggaggactcagattaggattaaaggctaagtgattcatcttttgcaccatagtaggtagttgtagttctgctcattgtttattgccttttgatttctgcattgtattgctgtttatagttgtggcgccgttgttctttgactgtcttatctatcttatcttatcttatttatttttttattgtagttatgcctctttctttccgtaccactctaccacgactttcccttttgctattcctgttttcatcttgttttctatatgtttgcccctatctgaccttttatcttgtcctctcttaaagccgagggtctttcggaaacagccgctctacctttcaaggtgggggttaggtctgcgtacactctaccctccccagaccccacattatgggattatactgggtttgttgttgttgttgttgttgttgttggttttccCCGGATTTGCTTATTCACCAATTGTGTTATATTGGTTCTCGTTTTTTTCCCCTTAGTTTTGTTTATGAATTGAAGGACTTGTGTTTCTCTAAACTTGTACCAGTCTATCAGTTGCATGCCCATTGAGAAACTTAAAGCTACTTGGTGCTTATTGCTATTAAATTTGTGATTTAGTGAGTATTAGTGATGTGTTTTCTGGTTTTTATCTTTTGAGAATGtaactttctttttaacaaatgtTAGTATGTTAATCCATCAAAACCATACTAGAGTTCACAATAGGGCTTTATTAATTGAGGTGCGTGCAAGCTGGCCCGGTCACTACGATTATAAAAAGGATACCATAGGACTTTGTTTAATTTCTGCCACCTCAAGCTTAATAAGATAGTGTGGTTGTGAATATTCAGTTAATTGTTGTGTAACTTATTTATTACAATTATTCACAGGAAACTAATTACACGAGGGACAAATTGGAAGCCGTGAAGATGAGGAAACAAAGATTACTTGCTGAAGTTCAGTAAGTTTTTGTTGTTGacttcttcttgttcttcttttttccaaGTTTTGCTTAGTCTATGGTAATTTCGTTATGTAGTGTAGGTTCTAAGAAAAGATCGTCTGAGATTGACTTAGTTTGGGTGTTGAGGCTAAATCGTTTGGATTATTGGTTGTCGAATAAATACTATGTCTGGAGAATTCTGAACATTGGATTGATGATGTAACCATGATTCAATTGCTGTTTATGTGCATCTGTTGATGCCAGAGGCGGAACTTTATCCATATTTAGCCTTAGGACATTGCATAGTTATACACTTATGCATGTAAAATTACTATGAACGTtgacaaatattaaatttggaACCCATAGTTTCAGAAAGTGTAATTGATTTAATGGTAGGAATCTTAAAGGTTGAATCCATCAAAGCTTAAATTCTGGATACTCCTCTGGCTGATGCAACTGTTTTTCGAAATGCTTGCAGAATTTTCGTTTATTCTAACTCTAAATGTACTCCACATATTTGCAGTTTCTTGCGCCAAAGACACGAATACCTATCGCAGATGAAGTCATCAAGCCATCCGGAAGAGCAAGAACGAGCAGCGCTGCCGAACTTTGAGTTTTACTGTAAAAATGGGGTGAAAGATCGATTTCCCAGCAAAAAGGAGGCAAAGCAACACAAACTGCCCCCTCTTCCTGGGATGAAACAAAAAGTGAGGATTCAAGTTGCAAAGGAACCTTCTTTGCAGAAGATGCCTTTTGATATTCTTGTGAATCATAAGCAGGCATTACATATTGAGAAAGACGCTGTTCAGCGTAGTACAGTCTCAAGTTTGAAGTATAAATCAAGAGTATATAGTGGTAAGGAAGTGCTACTCCGAAAAGCAGCTCCAGCATTTGATTTGAATCAGAATGACAGGTCATTCGCTGGGAATGGTTTTATTTCGAGGAGCACCACACCCATCTTTGATTTGAATCAGGAAACTGGTCATGGCGGGAAAGATGTTGTATTGCCTGGTCGAGCTCCAGTCATTGATTTGAATGAAATCTCGGTAAGTATCTAAACAACAAATTCCAAGTTTGAActtgtgtgtatatatgctaTGACATTTCTATGGATGTAAGAGTAATTCATTGACGATAAAATTGGAAGCTTGAAATGAATGAGCTTTGAAATATAAAAATGCAACGTTCTTTTGAGTCagtttaaaaaggaaaagaatattGTATAAAATGGAAAAGAGGGAGTATCGTGTTTTATACATTTTGCGATTAATACGTTTAACAATAATTTTGCAGATTGGAGAAGAGGAGCCCCAAGCTAATTTTGAAACATTGAACTTTGAGGAGCCAAAGAGAGGATTAATTCAAAACATGAATGATGACCAGCACAGAGACTTAAAGTTATCGATATGCAGAAATGTGGGAGAAGGAACTTCTCATGTTGAGAAGCGGAAAATATCGTGGCAAGATCCTGTTGCTTTGAGAGTTTGATCCatccttcaattttcaataaATACCACTCATAACTTTTGATCTAGGACGAGCGCTATTGAAGTTGTAGCTTATCCAAAGAGGTCTCTACTGATCCTCGTGGATTTCTcagttattaaaaaaaataccaatAGAGGTCTTTTTTCTCCTTAATATGTAGGTGTGCTTTTTGCCTTTTTGTATAAAGAAAATTTAGATATATCTAGTGATAATGATACCCATGCTATATTTGATTGGcaataatgaaaatatagtcAACATAATTGGTTCTCTACATTAAGTAGAATATATTTGTCAGTAGTTCCCTTGAAGAATGCTATCTTTAGAATTTTGTTTTGGCTTTCTTTACTTTCAGTTTTCTTTTCTCGAActgttttgatatgtttttcCCTGAAGTAAGGGTCTATTGGAAATAATAACTCTCTACTCATGGTTTGCGTACACACTGTCTTCTTGAATtccacttgtggaattacactgAATATGTTGGTGGTAGTGTTGTTGGAGAAATTTGCATTATATCCGTGTTTGTTAATTTCTACATTGGATTGAGACGCGACATGAAATATTTAGTTGACTCTGACTTGGTTGGAATTGAGGCATCACTCTTGTATGAGTTGCACTTTTATTTACCATGAACTACTTCAAGTAGGCTAACTAGTAGAAATTAACATTTAGATGTGATTTCAAATGAGAAAAATCTTGTTAGAATTGAGTAAAACATgtaaaggaagagaaaaaagatcACTTCAAAATACACTCTCATTCTTTTTCTATTCAGAATGGAATTGAAATGATTGAGGTGATTAAGCTGGAGATGACACAACTTTAATGTAGTGAGAAAATGATCCTTAATAGGACGGCATGAGGTAAGTATTAGAGTAGAGAGTTTAGTGCTAGGAGTATTAGTATTATCTAAGTTTGCTTATTCTTAGATCTTAAATACTAGCTTGATTGTTTCTTACACTTCGTTTACGTTATTTTCTTGTTTCTGTCTCTATCTATTATTACTATCATCTTCAGATCCCACATGTGAGATTATACTGGATTTGGTGTATTACTCCAGACCCACATGTGAAATTATATTGGATTTGTTGTATTACTGCTACTTCATCTCTCCTAAGAGTCAAGGGTCACAATCTTCATACCATCACAAAGTAGAAATAAGATCTAATTACAGACTACCTTTTTCAGACTCCACATGTGGAATTACACTAACGGCTACCTTTTTCAGACCCCACATGTGGAATTACACTAACGGCTGTTTCATCTCTCCTAGAATTGAGGGTCAGAATCTTCATACCATCACAAAGTAGGAATAAGAGATAATACTTGCACACTATCCTCCGACCCCACATGTGGGATTGTATTGGGTTTATTGTTGTATGTCAAGGTAAGGCCAATGCACCACGCATCGTGCAATAGGCCACATACAATGACATGTCATGTGCCTACCTTCATATGAAAAAACTTTTCCATGTCCAACCAAACGTCATTTCATAAAGTTTTTCTCAGTTTTGCAAAAACTGAAAAATACCCAATTATTTGAACAGAGCTAGATTATTAAAGACTACACACCACAATTGCTAGACAAGTCGCAGTTTACCTCACAATCCCTCCCCTAAACTCTACAtcttaacataaaatatgatacTCCTGAAAATAACTGAACTCAGTTATCGCCAGTGGTGAACACTTCTTCCTGCTCATCGGGGTTAATGCTATCaacacctgcacccacatcatcGATCACTTCAGTTTCTTCGACCTCTTCTAATGCTTCATTGACAGTTTGAGTGCTCTCAACCTTTGCAGCTTCAGTTTCTTCAGCCTCTTCTAATGCTTCATTAACAGTTTGAGTGCTCTCAACCTTAGCGGCTGAAGCAGCAGCCCTGCTGAGCTCCAGGAGGCGAGCCTTGTGCTTCTTCCCTACCCTGTGTGCCTCCAATGACACCTCTGACAAAGCCCCTACTTTGCACGTCGCACACCAAAATTTGAACTTCTTCTTCTTACTAGTCTTCTGCTTTTTTGGAGATGCATTTGCACTTATCTTCAAGTCATCAGCATGGTGATGCAGAGGAGTGACGGTGTCCTCTGCACC
Protein-coding sequences here:
- the LOC129891551 gene encoding uncharacterized protein LOC129891551; translation: MSKKMKRVALESSPYVVFKDNKARFKHQTLLQDYQELHKETNYTRDKLEAVKMRKQRLLAEVHFLRQRHEYLSQMKSSSHPEEQERAALPNFEFYCKNGVKDRFPSKKEAKQHKLPPLPGMKQKVRIQVAKEPSLQKMPFDILVNHKQALHIEKDAVQRSTVSSLKYKSRVYSGKEVLLRKAAPAFDLNQNDRSFAGNGFISRSTTPIFDLNQETGHGGKDVVLPGRAPVIDLNEISIGEEEPQANFETLNFEEPKRGLIQNMNDDQHRDLKLSICRNVGEGTSHVEKRKISWQDPVALRV